One Centroberyx gerrardi isolate f3 chromosome 2, fCenGer3.hap1.cur.20231027, whole genome shotgun sequence DNA window includes the following coding sequences:
- the ndor1 gene encoding NADPH-dependent diflavin oxidoreductase 1, protein MSSSTLLILYGSQTGTSQDTALRIGRQAQRRRLQVRVLALDSYNVANLISESLVIFVCATTGNGDPPDNMKNFWRFLFKKSLPAGSLCQLDCAVLGLGDSSYPKFNFVAKKLYKRLLQLGASMLLSVGLADDQHDLGSDAVIDPWLTSFWEKAFALYPSFADLIPLRDDEPLPPTYTFHFLDDVNEKMDDRLRIPEGQTAPSLSRPFPARLVCNRRVTDASHFQDVRHIEFDITGSNIEFAAGDVVMMRPCNAPEDIQQFCQLLRLDPNALFTLRATGNIAVPASLPQPCTVHHLVESYLDIAAVPRRSFFELLSTFATDELEKEKLKEFSSAQGQDELHSYCNRPRRTALEALADFPKTTAELKVDNLLDLFPEIQPRSFSISSSLQAHPHRLQILVAVVRYKTKMFKPRRGLCSSWLASLDPAQGEVYVPLWVKKGTMRFPKEKDTPVIMVGPGTGVAPFRSALQERIATGETANVLFFGCRSKSKDFYFSSEWEEMMKARQLTLFTAFSRDQEDKIYVQNRVKEQAKLLWDLIASKNACFYIAGNAKEMPASVCEALKEAFQQEGGLSVEAADQMLDAMEKTGRFQSETWS, encoded by the exons ATGTCAAGCTCCACACTGCTTATTCTGTATGGAAGCCAGACCGGGACGTCCCAGGACACGGCGCTGAGGATCGGACGACAGGCGCAGAGGAGGCGGCTGCAGGTCCGAGTGTTGGCGCTGGACAGCTACAATGTG GCCAACCTGATCTCTGAGTCTCTGGTGATTTTTGTGTGCGCCACCACTGGCAATGGAGACCCTCCTGACAATATGAAG AATTTCTGGAGGTTTCTGTTCAAGAAGTCTTTGCCTGCTGGATCTCTGTGTCAGCTGGACTGTGCCGTACTGGGCCTAGGGGACTCCTCCTACCCAAA GTTCAATTTTGTGGCCAAGAAGCTTTATAAGCGCCTTCTGCAGCTGGGTGCCAGTATGCTGTTGTCTGTTGGGCTGGCAGATGACCAACATGACCTGGG GTCAGATGCCGTGATCGACCCGTGGCTCACATCATTCTGGGAGAAAGCCTTCGCTCTGTATCCGTCTTTTGCTGATCTGATCCCACTTAGAGACGATGAGCC ACTCCCTCCAACGTACACTTTCCACTTCCTGGATGATGTGAACGAGAAGATGGATGATAGGTTGAGGATTCCAGAAGGACAAACTGCGCCCTCCCTGTCCCGCCCCTTCCCTGCTAGACTGGTGTGCAACAGGAGAGTAACGGACGCCTCCCACTTTCAGGACGTGAGGCACATCGAGTTTGACATCACTGGATCCAACATTGA gtttGCTGCAGGTGACGTGGTGATGATGCGTCCTTGTAACGCACCAGAAGACATACAGCAGTTTTGTCAACTGCTGAGACTAGACCCAAACGCCCTGTTCACCCTCAGGGCCACAGGCAACATTGCAG TTCCAGCCAGCCTCCCCCAGCCCTGCACAGTGCACCACCTGGTGGAGAGTTACCTGGACATCGCCGCCGTGCCTCGCCGCTCCTTCTTCGAGCTGCTGTCCACCTTTGCCACCGATGAGCTAGAAAAGGAGAAGCTGAAAGAGTTCAGCTCAGCCCAAGGCCAGGATGAGCTGCACAGCTACTGCAACCGGCCCCGGCGCACCGCTCTGGAG GCGTTGGCAGATTTCCCCAAAACTACCGCAGAGCTGAAGGTGGACAATCTCCTGGATCTTTTCCCTGAGATCCAGCCTcgctccttctccatctcctcctccctccag GCACACCCACACAGGCTTCAGATCCTGGTCGCTGTGGTCCGCTACAAAACCAAGATGTTTAAACCACGAAGAGGCCTCTGCTCCAGCTGGTTAGCCTCCCTGGACCCTGCACAAG GGGAGGTGTACGTGCCTTTGTGGGTGAAGAAGGGAACAATGAGGTTCCCAAAAGAAAAGGACACACCTGTGATAATGGTTGGACCTGGGACAGGAGTGGCACCATTCAGATCTGCCTTACAAGAGAGGATAGCCACAGGAGAAACTG CCAATGTTCTGTTCTTCGGCTGTCGCTCGAAGTCCAAGGACTTTTACTTCAGCTCAGAGTGGGAGGAGATGATGAAGGCCAGACAGCTAACCCTCTTCACTGCCTTCTCGCGAGaccag gAGGACAAGATTTACGTGCAGAACCGTGTGAAGGAGCAGGCTAAACTACTGTGGGACCTGATTGCCAGTAAAAATGCCTGCTTTTACATTGCAGG CAATGCCAAAGAGATGCCAGCCAGCGTGTGTGAAGCACTGAAGGAGGCCTTTCAGCAGGAAGGAGGTCTGTCCGTCGAGGCGGCAGACCAGATGCTAGACGCCATGGAGAAGACGGGCCGATTCCAGAGCGAGACCTGGTCCTGA
- the ntmt1 gene encoding N-terminal Xaa-Pro-Lys N-methyltransferase 1, with translation MSEASFYSNAEGYWREVPSTVDGMLGGYGSISNIDLNGSKAFLQKFLGEGEGKTGTACALDCGAGIGRITKRLLLPLFHTVDLVDVTQEFLDKAKTYLGEEGKRVGNYFCSGLQDFLPEDGRYDVIWIQWVIGHLTDDHLVEFLRRCQSALRPNGLVVIKDNVAYEGVVPDEVDSSVCRDLKIVRSLVGRAGLRIVHEEQQMDFPKEIYQVHTLALR, from the exons ATGAGTGAGGCCAGCTTCTACTCCAATGCGGAGGGCTACTGGAGGGAGGTTCCCTCCACCGTGGACGGCATGCTGGGAGGCTACGGCAGCATCTCCAACATCGACCTCAACGGATCCAAGGCTTTCCTGCAGAAGTTCCTTGGC GAAGGTGAGGGGAAGACGGGCACAGCCTGCGCTCTGGACTGTGGAGCCGGTATCGGGCGGATCACCAAGCGCTTGCTGCTGCCTCTCTTCCACACTGTGGACCTGGTGGATGTGACCCAGGAGTTCCTGGACAAGGCCAAAACCTACCTGGGCGAGGAGGGCAAGCGGGTGGGCAACTACTTCTGCAGCGGCCTGCAGGACTTTTTACCGGAGGACGGACGCTACGACGTCATCTGGATCCAGTGGGTCATTG GCCACCTCACAGACGACCACCTGGTGGAGTTCCTGCGGCGCTGCCAAAGCGCCCTGCGGCCCAACGGCCTCGTCGTCATCAAGGACAATGTGGCGTACGAGGGCGTGGTGCCGGACGAGGTGGACAGCAGCGTCTGCCGCGACCTGAAGATCGTCCGCAGCCTGGTGGGCCGGGCGGGCCTGCGCATCGTCCACGAGGAGCAACAAATGGACTTCCCAAAGGAGATCTACCAAGTGCACACACTGGCCctcagatag